Below is a window of Ctenopharyngodon idella isolate HZGC_01 chromosome 7, HZGC01, whole genome shotgun sequence DNA.
accttggaggactaaggatatttttaagttgtgttcgtctgaaagaagatagtcatatacagctaggatggcttgagggtgagtaaatcatgggataatattcatttttgggtgaactatccctttagaaATAAAGGTTTTCAGTAACAGATGGGACTGTCAATTCAGTGGCACATGCCACTCAAATACAGATGTGCCACAAACTGACTACATGTTTGAAaaatattagatttttaaaacacttttaataattttcataattttactcattcgcGCAGATTTTgcgctcacacccaaagtgcttACACATTAATCCTCtgtctcagtactaaattgagttctttttgagttcagtactaaattgagttcactgcttattgcacttaaacagtcaaatacacaccaaaaaatgtcaaaatgctggttTTGGAGAGCATTCACGTAAACgcagtcagtcagtcagcaatttaaaatatattaaaatagaaaaagttattttaaattgtcataatattttacaatattacagtttttactgtagttttgatcagataaatgcaTGATCTCCGTGAAATAAGATCTAATGggtttatttatgtattaaaatcttaaaaaggGCAAAAGCAATGGCAGAATCTCCAAAACCAAGAGAGACCAGGAGTCTGGATTTATCTACATGTAAGTCAGCAGTAACCCCACAAATATAATGGTTTAGTGCATGAAGGACTTAATAATTTTACTCATATGTTAGGTAAATATCAGAAATGAAGTTATACttcatacttttttaaatatataattatatatctaTTATATCTTTTCTTTTCAGCCCTGACATTCTCCATTGATCCCCTGACTGAGGAGCTCCAGTGTTCCATCTGTCTGGATGTGTTCACCAATCCAGTCACCACTCTATGTGGACACAACTTCTGCGAGATCTGCCTAAAAGAATGCTGGGACAACCGTCAGGACTACAGCTGCCCAATATGTAAAAAGACATTCAACCAAAAACCTGAGCTAAAGGTCAATATAACACTCAGAGACATTGTAGATCACTACAAAAAGAGAAATCATCTGAAAATACCTTAAGTGTTGTGTGACATCTGTACGGTGACAAAACTGAAAGCCCTGAAGTCGTGCCCTGCGTGTCAGAGCTCTTACTGTAAGACTCACCTGGAGTGTCATTTCAAAGTTCCaggtttaaaacaacacaaactgatcAACCCTGTAAAAAATCTCCAGGATCATTTATGTCAGAAACACGACAGACCTCTTGACCTGTTCTGTAGAGATGATcagacatgtgtgtgtgtgatctgcACTGTGACCGATCACAAGACTCACAACAAGAGGAGAGTAAAGAGAAGAAGGTAGGAAATTGCAAcatgaaaatgtttcttttttttaatactcaAAAAGATAAGAACagactttgttttttaaaatattttctcaagacatttttttcagtacagcttttaattgattttactttattttatgtacgtttatatactgtatttatattCTTGTTTTCTGCCTTGAGAACCTTGCTTTTAAGGCACTATTATGTTAttatcgtcatcatcatcatcattgttgttgttgttgttgttgttgttctgtctATAGATTCAGGTGAAGAAGACACAGACAGATGTGCAGCAAATGATTCAGGACAGAATGAAGAAGACTGAAGAAATCCAACACTCAGTAAAGCTGAGAAAAGCAAGTTTATgttcatatatacatatatataaaattattcagacgtttttactagtgggtgcaggacactgtgtatttatttaagtgaggatagcaaaataaagtaaactgtgacatattatacccaaaaattcttcatacagtggactaccagtataattaaataaaaaaattttgaaccaaaaattattcagacactttgacctgaccatgttttgcttaagtgtaatctgacataattaagattatttttttctgacacagtttaactctgatatcttgtcatatttttttaccattttttttttaaaactatagtgaataaactgtattaatgaatgaaatgatcaaggtgtctgaataaattttggttatatatatatatatatatatatacacaaacacacacaatttatataaaatgaaatatttgttagatgcatttttaaaaagttctgaaacttaaaggatttttttcatgattctgaCTAATcagaaaaacactgaaaaagagAAAGCAGACTGTGTTGAGCTGTTCACGGATCTGatccgctccattgagagaTGTCTGTCTGAGCTGCTGGAAGTGATGGAGCAGAAGCAGAAAGCAGCAGAGAAGAAGGCTGAAGAGCTCATTAAAGAGTTAGAGCAGGAGATCACTGAACTGAAGAGGAGAGACACTGAGCTAGAGCAGCTCTTACACACTGAGGATCACCTGCAGCTCCTACAGGTCAGTGTCCGTCTCTCTGCTCACATCACAGCACAACACTCAACATCCTGAGGGATTTCCCTTCTCTCCTGCTGTAGAATTATCCATCCCTGTGCAGCCCGTTAGACACCAAGATCTGGACTGGGATCAGTATTAACACTTGTGTGACTGAGCTCTGCACTCTGGCTGAGCTGCAGGACACTCTAGACAAGAAACTCAATCAAAATGGTGGGTTTTGCATAttcttatttcacaataattgTCTTATCTCTGTTCATCAGCACTTACAGAATGATAAAAATTTCACAATCACATTTCACAAaaagtcacttcaaaaaggcaagctaaacaaaaatgaattctcTTTAAACATGTATTcaattaatgtatatatttaaataaatattttgttatcaTGTATGTCACAGTGATGAAGAGGATCCAGCAGTGTGCAGGTACAGTGTATGATAATACTCACTCATATATATTCACAGTACAGCATTCCAGTTTGACTGAACTTGTTATTCTACAATCTTACTGTTATGGAGTTGTGATtcaaattctctctctctctctctctctctctctctctctctctctctctctcagtggaTGTGACTCTGGATCATGACACGGCACACCCTGAACTGATCCTATCTAAAGATGGAAAACAAGTGCGACATGGAAACGTAAAGCATGACCACCCACACAATGACAAGAGGTTTGATAAATATATCATTGTCCTGGGAAAGGAGGGCTTTT
It encodes the following:
- the btr09 gene encoding LOW QUALITY PROTEIN: bloodthirsty-related gene family, member 9 (The sequence of the model RefSeq protein was modified relative to this genomic sequence to represent the inferred CDS: inserted 3 bases in 2 codons; substituted 1 base at 1 genomic stop codon), whose protein sequence is MFVHPFVRKMYESAADTHRAKAMAESPKPRETRSLDLSTSLTFSIDPLTEELQCSICLDVFTNPVTTLCGHNFCEICLKECWDNRQDYSCPICKKTFNQKPELKVNITLRDIVDHYKKRNHLKIPXVLCDICTVTKLKALKSCPACQSSYCKTHLECHFKVPGLKQHKLINPVKNLQDHLCQKHDRPLDLFCRDDQTCVCVICTVTDHKTHNXEESKEKKIQVKKTQTDVQQMIQDRMKKTEEIQHSVKLRKKNTEKEKADCVELFTDLIRSIERCLSELLEVMEQKQKAAEKKAEELIKELEQEITELKRRDTELEQLLHTEDHLQLLQNYPSLCSPLDTKIWTGISINTCVTELCTLAELQDTLDKKLNQNVMKRIQQCAVDVTLDHDTAHPELILSKDGKQVRHGNVKHDHPHNDKRFDKYIIVLGKEGFSSGRFYFEVQVKGKAQWNLGVARESINRKGELHLCPKDGNWTLWQSSGNMYQACESSRXSLSLNVKPQKVGVFVDYEEGLVSFYDVKSRSHIYSFTEKLYPILSPWTSDKGKNLAPLIISPVSYNE